A DNA window from Anastrepha ludens isolate Willacy chromosome 6, idAnaLude1.1, whole genome shotgun sequence contains the following coding sequences:
- the LOC128865783 gene encoding protein lin-54 homolog, producing the protein MDSSTNLDSLNDTAPMPELSFEDLLDDSPVKKSIGAVDDPLELEDELNPIKNDTLNTPGPKKPPQHIKQPTTTTKTTATIPASHTKITMESAPIATATISTKLAAAANTTNAAKTTTMTAASSPVVLNSRNILPKSVTSGGQLVKISPKMLMTSTSTKSPASSTVAVTAAGATNTAGGKTAIKTANGQILYIQKKTTTVAGSGGIASMTGSLINASTGNFVSAAATTSTASSSKTVAFKLMRTAAGGLVPVKSSTALTSSTTATSDSTSKNTLTLSPKVASQLHASAGGKRIISTAGGQVVIKTPLTAAASATTTNATSINRSTAASTTATNTTTYRLQQSAATTAGTSTTATSTANTSKGAVAGGHKFIVQASNCKQIVVSNQQLIKLSPKPPTNSASLTSTSSNAAVTSTGTTTARQLQTIQLPGKPVQYLRMLPKGSADGSGNVASTAKATLTSAASVAGPTQVTNSATSTIKLLNAAGVPPKFTVVRPSPTGSAKLILTQSPKKDGGASVTFSPITSKVQKTIVTVPNLRALGDGQRSQSVATTTSTASFTSSTSAQLVNTNSNQSLIKSNSGVGSVTAVSATLMRKHKISEINSELKRITTANTGAAAEADGSGDAGAPPEAKKLAAGSRIVMFPRSMLRSTGGGQVRQVTVQSNAVTTDNNNGRQSPTRKLPLQPQQQPMQSVLKSNNNFVASDASSQKSLLINGKTQMFLARRGVITNNNNKNHNGGNYNSNNSDNKLLNFKIKLEPLDDKQDIKPIPELLPDVANGGIRRKHCNCSKSQCLKLYCDCFANGEFCQDCTCKDCFNNLQYEDQRQRAIKNCLERNPSAFKPKITTSHEQGDMRHNKGCNCKRSGCLKNYCECYEAKIPCSSNCKCVGCRNIEERPDLDMDPIDPKLLASIASASLPAGGQKRTYEKTNSKAAGGIGNDKFYKDTAKALAMGSDLLAGLAGGSSSVAGSSCSGSNGAAGGASSAPEKQQCNFITQEVVDATIQCMISQADECEKNGLPTYQTEKMVMEEMGRCLVEIIDFSIRNTDSSFTQD; encoded by the exons ATGGATTCCAGTACAAATCTTG ACTCGCTCAATGATACCGCGCCAATGCCGGAACTAAGTTTTGAGGATTTATTGGATGATTCACCTGTAAAGAAATCAATTGGCGCTGTTGATGATCCTTTAGAGCTCGAAGATGAATTAAATCCCATAAAGAATGATACTTTGAATACACCAGGACCTAAGAAACCACCGCAACATATAAAACAGCCGACGACAACCACAAAAACCACGGCAACTATTCCAGCGTCCCATACAAAAATCACAATGGAAAGTGCACCAATAGCTACTGCAACAATATCTACAAAACTAGCTGCTGCAGCAAACACAACAAATGCTGCTAAGACTACAACAATGACAGCGGCTTCCTCACCGGTTGTTTTAAACAGCAGAAACATTTTACCAAAGTCAGTAACAAGCGGCGGTCAACTGGTGAAAATATCGCCGAAAATGTTAATGACAAGCACATCGACGAAGAGCCCCGCATCATCAACAGTTGCAGTAACAGCCGCTGGCGCTACAAACACAGCTGGCGGTAAAACGGCTATAAAGACAGCAAATGGGCAAATATTGTATATTCAGAAGAAGACTACAACTGTTGCTGGCAGCGGCGGTATTGCATCTATGACCGGCTCACTCATCAATGCTTCAACAGGCAACTTTGTGTCTGCAGCTGCAACTACATCGACCGCCAGTAGCAGTAAAACTGTTGCTTTCAAACTAATGCGTACTGCCGCTGGTGGCTTAGTGCCTGTCAAAAGTTCGACTGCACTCACTTCATCTACAACAGCAACATCTGATTCGACATCGAAGAATACGCTTACATTGTCGCCAAAAGTGGCGTCACAATTGCATGCGTCTGCCGGCGGCAAACGTATCATATCAACTGCAGGCGGGCAAGTTGTGATTAAGACACCGCTAACAGCAGCCGCGTCAGCGACAACCACTAATGCAACGTCGATTAATAGGTCAACGGCAGCAAGTACAACAGCGACAAATACAACTACCTATCGGTTGCAACAGAGTGCCGCAACAACGGCTGGCACCAGTACTACCGCCACCTCTACAGCCAATACAAGCAAGGGCGCTGTGGCAGGAGGCCACAAATTTATCGTGCAAGCCTCCAATTGCAAGCAAATTGTTGTTTCCAATCAACAACTTATCAAATTATCCCCGAAACCACCTACAAACTCTGCGTCATTAACATCGACTAGCAGCAATGCCGCTGTTACTTCAACAGGCACCACGACTGCACGTCAATTGCAAACGATACAATTGCCCGGTAAACCAGTGCAGTACTTGCGTATGTTGCCGAAGGGTTCCGCTGATGGTAGTGGAAATGTAGCATCGACCGCAAAAGCTACATTGACGAGCGCTGCGTCGGTGGCAGGCCCCACACAAGTTACAAATTCTGCTACATCGACGATCAAGTTATTGAATGCGGCTGGCGTGCCACCCAAATTCACTGTTGTGCGCCCGAGTCCGACGGGCTCAGCAAAGCTCATTTTGACACAGTCGCCAAAAAAAGATGGCGGTGCATCGGTAACATTTTCGCCGATCACTTCAAAAGTG CAAAAAACCATAGTGACTGTGCCTAATTTGCGCGCGTTAGGTGATGGGCAACGTAGTCAAAGTGTCGCCACTACCACCTCCACGGCTAGCTTCACTTCCTCCACGTCCGCTCAATTAGTCAATACAAACTCCAACCAATCGTTGATTAAAAGCAACTCTGGCGTGGGTAGTGTTACTGCAGTATCCGCTACACTCATGCGTAAACATAAAATCTCTGAAATCAATTCGGAACTTAAGCGCATAACAACAGCTAATACAGGTGCCGCAGCAGAAGCCGATGGCAGCGGGGATGCGGGCGCGCCGCCTGAGGCGAAGAAGTTGGCGGCCGGTAGTCGTATTGTTATGTTTCCACGTTCGATGCTACGCTCAACGGGCGGTGGGCAAGTACGTCAGGTCACGGTGCAGTCGAATGCTGTCACAACGGATAACAACAATGGACGCCAATCGCCTACGCGAAAACTACcattacaaccacaacaacaaccaatgcAGAGCGTGCTAAAGAGTAACAATAACTTCGTAGCATCTGATGCGAGCTCGCAGAAATCGCTGCTAATTAATGGCAAGACTCAAATGTTTCTTGCACGGAGGGGCGTAAttactaacaacaacaataagaaccACAACGGAGGCAACTATAATAGCAACAACTcggataataaattattaaattttaaaatcaaactgGAACCTTTGGACGACAAACAAGATATCAAGCCAATACCGGAACTACTACCGGATGTGGCGAATGGTGGTATACGGCGCAAACACTGCAATTGCAGCAAATCACAATGCTTAAAACTATATTGCGACTGTTTTGCGAACGGTGAGTTTTGTCAGGATTGCACGTGTAAAGATTGCTTTAATAATTTGCAATACGAGGATCAGCGACAGCGTGCAATCAAAAATTGTCTGGAACGAAATCCCAGTGCTTTCAA acCAAAAATAACCACATCACACGAACAAGGCGATATGCGTCACAACAAAGGCTGCAACTGCAAGCGCTCCGGCTGTCTGAAGAACTACTGCGAATGCTATGAGGCGAAAATACCCTGTTCATCCAACTGCAAATGCGTTG GGTGTCGAAATATTGAGGAACGCCCCGATCTAGATATGGACCCCATTGATCCGAAGCTTCTGGCCAGCATTGCGAGTGCTTCACTACCAGCTGGCGGCCAGAAACGAACGTATGAAAAAACCAATAGCAAAGCGGCTGGCGGCATTGGCAATGATAAGTTCTACAAGGATACCGCGAAAGCTTTAGCAATGGGTAGTGATTTGCTGGCTGGTCTGGCTGGCGGCAGCAGCAGTGTGGCTGGCAGTAGTTGTAGTGGCAGCAATGGTGCGGCAGGCGGTGCTAGCTCAGCGCCTGAGAAGCAGCAATGCAACTTTATTACACAGGAAGTGGTTGATGCCACCATACAGTGTATGATCTCGCAGGCGGATGAATGTGAGAAGAATGGCTTGCCTACTTATCAAACCGAAAAAATGGTCATGGAGGAAATGGGCCGCTGTTTGGTGGAAATCATCGACTTCTCAATTCGCAATACTGATTCGAGTTTTACGCAAGACTAA
- the LOC128865784 gene encoding elongation factor Tu, with protein sequence MSAFVAVRQANALCVATAAVGRCIATRRALSTGRLIRCTRGSAAVLLRCPHRLPTLAGATPSFQHYIRSYANEKKVFERTKPHCNVGTIGHVDHGKTTLTAAITKVLAEKELAESKKYNEIDNAPEEKARGITINVAHVEYQTETRHYGHTDCPGHADYIKNMITGTAQMDGAILVVAATDGAMPQTREHLLLAKQIGINHIVVFINKVDAADQEMVDLVEMEIRELMSEMGYDGDNVPVVKGSALCALEGRSPEIGSDAIMKLLKEVDSFIPTPVRELDKPFLLPVENVYSIPGRGTVVTGRLERGVVKKGNDCEFVGYNKVIKSTVTGVEMFHQILDEAQAGDQLGALVRGVKRDDIKRGMVMCKPGSVKALDQLEAQVYILAKEEGGRHKPFMSFIQLQMFSRTWDCAVQVQIPDKDMVMPGEDTKLILRLIRPMVLEQGQRFTLRDGNLTLGTGVVTKVLPPLNEKERMSLTEGKKAREKKEAAKK encoded by the coding sequence ATGTCTGCTTTTGTTGCCGTACGCCAAGCAAATGCACTGTGTGTTGCGACCGCTGCTGTGGGTCGTTGCATAGCCACTCGTCGCGCACTGAGTACTGGACGTTTGATTCGTTGCACAAGAGGATCTGCCGCTGTGCTCTTACGTTGCCCACATCGTTTACCCACACTTGCTGGGGCCACACCTAGTTTCCAACACTATATTCGCTCATATGCCAAtgagaaaaaagtatttgagCGGACCAAACCCCATTGCAATGTGGGCACTATTGGACATGTGGATCACGGAAAGACTACCTTGACGGCGGCTATAACCAAGGTGCTGGCGGAAAAGGAATTAGCTGAAAGCAAGAAATACAATGAAATTGATAATGCACCAGAGGAAAAGGCTCGCGGCATTACTATTAATGTAGCGCACGTGGAGTATCAGACAGAAACACGTCATTATGGTCACACCGACTGCCCCGGCCATGCCGATTACATTAAGAACATGATCACTGGTACAGCGCAGATGGATGGCGCTATACTTGTGGTTGCTGCCACTGATGGTGCTATGCCGCAAACTCGTGAACATTTACTACTAGCCAAACAAATCGGTATAAACCATATTGTAGTATTTATTAACAAAGTTGATGCTGCTGATCAAGAAATGGTAGACTTGGTTGAGATGGAAATTCGCGAACTGATGTCTGAGATGGGCTACGATGGTGATAATGTCCCTGTGGTGAAAGGTTCGGCGCTGTGTGCATTGGAGGGACGTAGTCCTGAAATCGGATCAGATGCTATTATGAAGTTATTGAAAGAAGTTGACAGCTTCATTCCAACACCGGTTCGTGAATTGGACAAACCTTTCTTGCTGCCAGTTGAAAACGTCTACTCCATTCCCGGACGTGGAACTGTCGTTACCGGACGTCTAGAGCGTGGTGTGGTTAAGAAAGGCAATGATTGCGAATTTGTGGGTTATAATAAAGTTATTAAATCTACGGTAACTGGAGTTGAGATGTTCCATCAAATTCTTGATGAAGCACAGGCTGGTGACCAGTTGGGCGCATTGGTGCGTGGTGTTAAGCGCGACGACATCAAGCGTGGTATGGTCATGTGTAAGCCCGGTTCGGTTAAAGCGCTAGATCAGCTGGAGGCACAAGTGTACATCTTAGCCAAGGAAGAAGGAGGTCGCCATAAGCCATTTATGTCCTTTATTCAATTGCAAATGTTTTCGCGAACATGGGATTGTGCAGTGCAAGTGCAAATACCAGATAAGGATATGGTAATGCCTGGTGAGGACACTAAATTGATTTTGCGCCTCATACGTCCAATGGTGTTGGAGCAAGGACAGCGTTTCACACTACGTGATGGTAATTTAACATTGGGCACAGGTGTTGTAACGAAAGTGCTGCCGCCACTCAACGAAAAAGAACGAATGTCGTTGACGGAAGGCAAAAAGGCGCGTGAGAAGAAGGAGGCTGCCAAGAAATAA